The DNA window CATCGGTTCAGGCACTGTTGAAGGAGCAAGGGCCGAAACGCCGTTCCCGATCGAATGCCCCGGACCTGCATCTGCTTACGGGCCTCCTCTTCGATGAGACAGGCGACAGATTGAGCCCTGCCTATGCGAACAATCACGGCAAACGCTACCGCTACTACATCTCCAACCGGCTGAAGGTCGCAAGGCGCAAAGACGATACCTGCTGGCGAGTTCCAGCCGACGAACTGGAAGCGTTCGTCGATCAGCAGCTAATTGCTTTGCTCAAAGGCAAATCACTGCTGGCTGAATGGATCCAGCGATACGCCTCTAAGGAGGCGATCGCGAGCGGGTTGAACAAGGCGGACGGGTTCTTGAGCGACTCGCCAGGATGTAGTGCAAAGCGTAGATCGATCGTCAAAAGCGCGATCCTGAGGATAACGCTTTCGTCCCAGACGATTGAGCTCGCAATCAACCCTGCTGCTTTGGTGAGTGTGATCCTAAGATCACAGGGCGGCAACGGACAATCCGATTCTACAAACTCCCAACGACCTGTCACCGCGGCAGAGACTCACAAAATCACCATCGCATACCAGGTTCAGAGGCGTGGAAATGAGGCGCGCTTGATCATTGGAAATCAGCCAACGCGCGAAAAAGCTCCTGACCCGAGCCTCGTCAACCTGCTGGCTAGGTCGCACTCGATGCTGTCGGCGCTCACAAATGGATCGGCTCGAAGCATCTCTGGACTCTCGAAAGCTACCGGTGTCCATCGCGCTGACCTAAGCAAGGCATTGCCGTTGGCCTTCCTCTCTCCGGCGATCGTGGGCGACATCTTGGCGGGCAACCAACCTGTCAGTCTAACCGCCCGGCGGCTCGCTCGGATCGCCGATCTTCCGGTTGATTGGAACCGGCAACGCCCCCTCCTAGGCTTTTAGTCACAGCCCAAATCTACCCAGCTCCATCCGGCGAGAGACATAGGCGATCCCCTGCATCAGTCACGAAAACAATAGGGCACGGAAAGCCAGTCACAGAGACGGACCTTCAAAACTCGGCGGAAACAGAGACGGATTGCGCGGCTCAGCCCGACCGTTCGGAGACTGCTGCGGCTAACTCTCGGATAAGTCCGCCGAATTTCGAGCCAGCGGATATGGGCTATATCTACCTGTGACTGAATGGTGATCCCGACAGGAATCGAACCTGTGACCTACAGATTAGGAATTTGTCAGACGGCCTTTCCTGTCCTTTCCCAATGCCGGTCGTTATACGATTTGTATCGTGCTAACATGCTCAAGCTGTTGTAGTTTTCGCACTGCGCGGCTATGGTAGCGTGGACAAACCAACAGATCGAGTCTGATCTAACAGAGCGCAATTGTCGTACTAATCCCGTACTAATCTCATGACAGACCTTCGACTCCCCCTTACAGACCGAGCCATCGCAAGCCTTGATCTGGCATCCTCAGGGCAATATTTTGCTCGCGACACCGATCTGCCGGGTTTCATGGTGCTCGTGGGCAAACGGAAAAAGACGTTCGTTGTCCAAGGTGATCGAATGAAGGCGGGGAAGCGTCTTTCCGTCCGAATGAAGGTTGCCGAGGTTGGAGAACTCACAACGCGCGCGGCGCGGGCGAAGGCTAAGGACATTCTCGGCAAGATCGCCAACGGCGTTGACCCTCGCGCGTCGACGCGCAAGCGGGACGGAGATGCTGAAGCGGTTGATCTGCCGTCTATCACGAACCCCACGCTGCGCACTGCCTGGGAGCGCTATCGCGACGGGCATATGAAGAACAAAGGCCGAAGCGATGGGACGATCAACAACTATCGCGATCACATTGAGCGGCTATTGGTCGATTGGCTCGACGAGCCGGTTTCCAAGCTGGGTAACGATCCGTCCCTCGTGACTGTGCGACACGAGAAACTCTCAAAGGAGAACGGTGCCTATATCGCCAATGGCTGCATGCGAACGCTGCGCGCCGTCTACAACCATGCTCGCAAGGTCGCCCGCACACTCCCTGCCGACAACCCGGTTTCAGCCATAGACTGGAATGCCGAACATCGGCGCAATACCGCGCTCGGGCTTTCGGATCTCGAGGACTGGTTCACTCAACTCGCAGCATTGAAGAACCCAGTTCGTCGGGAGCTCCATCTGTTCATGCTGCTGTCAGGCCATCGCCCGGAAGCGATCAGGAAGGCGCGGGTCGAGCATGTCGACTTTCGCGCGCGTGTCTTGCACATACCCAAGCCGAAGGGGGGCGAGGTCAAGGCATTCGATATCCCGCTTTCCCGAGCCATGATCCGCTGTCTGGTTCGTGTCATGCGCATCGGTAGGGCTCTCTATAGCGAGCAATCGCGTGAATGGCTCTTCCCGGCCGAAAGCAAAAGCGGTCACATTATCGAGCACAAGGAAAAGCGTTGCGATCTGTCGAAATGGGGCAATGATTTGCGGCAGACTTTCCGCACAATCGCCCAAACTGCGGGCGTTGCGGAGCTGGACGTTCACCTTCTGATGAATCACTCCATCCCGGGCGTTAATGCAGGCTACATCACCCGCAACAAGCTGCTGAGCGACCACCTGCGCCAGCAGCAGGAAGCCATTTCACGGCGGATGATGGAGGCCGGTCGGTCGCGCCAGAAGGCCGCGAAACCCCTAGGTTGCGCTTGGCCTGCACTTCCAAGCAGGCGCGTGTTTTCTGATCTGGTGAGCGCGAAGGAATAGCGGCTTCAAACATGTTTGAGGTCGAGTCGGGAGGGCGTTTCAATCAGAATAGCCTCAATGTGGTGGCCACGATCGCACGGTTTGCAGTAGCGCTCACGCGCGGACACCCGCTGATATTCGCGCTGATGCTTGCTCGACGTGGGCACCGGGGGCGGGCCTTCACCATCGGTCCGACAGGGAGACCGTCATCATGTGTGAGGGGGGCGTCGGGCGTCATGGAGCAGTTGCTCCAGCCTAACAATCGTGTCCCGAACAATGTCGTGCGCGCGACTGCTTTCGCCAAGGCGCATAGCGGTCTCGCACTCACGTAGCTGAGTCACCGCTCTGTCAATCTCTCGCTTCAGATCATCTTTTTTTCGCTCATCATCGATCATAATCTGACCGGGGCCCCGTGGGCAACTTTTGGCGACTCCTTGGCGATCGATGTCCCGCAACGGGGTCGGCGGCGCGGTGTCTTTCCTCGCGGCCTTTGGGCGGGCTTTCTTAGCCGCCTTCATAAGCTGCTTTGGAGACATGTCAGGTGTCACGACCTCATAAGGGTGCCGACAATCTCATCGCGTGCTCAGGCGACATTGCGGGTGCACGTGCTTCATTGCAGCGCAGGTTCAGGACTGACTAGGAGTTGCCGGGCACGTTGAGCAATTTCTCTATATCCCGTGCGGAGACCGGTTTGCTGAAATGATAGCCCTGCATTTCATCGCAATTGTTTTTGAGCAGGAAGGCGATTTGATCGTCGGTTTCTACGCCTTCGGCGATAACCCTCATGTTCAACTTTTGACCCAACGAAATCACGGCGCTCGCAACAGCTTGATCGTTTTCGTCTTCGGCGACGTCGTTGATGAACGATTTATCGATCTTCAGCCGGGCAACCGGAAATCTCTTGAGTGCGCTGAGGCTGGAGTAGCCCGTTCCGAAATCGTCGATCGATATCTGAACGCCGAGATGTTGCAGTTCGTTCATCGTCGCGACCGCCAGGTCGATGTCTTGCATGATGAGGCTCTCGGTCAACTCCAGCTCAAGATAGCTTGCCTCCAGGCCGCTCTCCGTAAGTGCATTGACGACACGTCCGACCAGGTTCTTTTCCTTGAACTGCCGTGCCGACACATTGACGCAAACGGTCATCGGCGGCAGACCCGCATCCTGCCAGGCCTTGTTTTGTCGACAGGCTTCGTGCAGGACCCAGTCGCCGATCGGCACGATCAGACCTGTCTCCTCGGCCGTCGGGATGAACGTCATCGGTGCTACCATGCCTAATGTCGGATGGTTCCAGCGTATTAGCGCTTCTACCGCAAAGACGCGCCCCGAGCGAAGATCGACTTGCGGCTGATAAAGCAAGACGAATTCCGAGCGGGCCACGGCGTTTCGCAATTCCTCCTGAAGCACGAATTTTTCATGCGCCCTGGTGTTGAATTCGGGAGCGTAGAACTGGAAATTGTCGCGGCCGAATTCTTTCGCTCGATACAGGGCCGCATCGGCATTGGCCAGGAGCCTATCCGGGCTCGTCCCATCCTTGGGATAGTTTGCAATGCCGATGCTGGCCGTCGTCCTCAGGTGATGCTCTCCGATATGAACCGGCGCTGCAATCGCTGCCCGGATCATTTGCAAGGTCTCCGAAATGAGATCGACATTCGTAGGCTGGTCGAACAGAACGATGACAAATTCATCGCCGCCAAGCCGCACCACGGTATCGGTCGCCCTTACGCATTCGACCATGCGGCCGGCGACAGCCTTCAGCAGTTCGTCTCCGGCATTATGGCCCAGCGTGTCATTAACGAGTTTGAAATTGTCCAGATCGATGAACACCACTGTCACCCAGCGATCGTATCGCTGCGCGTACAGGATCGCTTGAGATAGCCGGTCCTCCAGCAAGGCGCGATTGGGAAGTCCGGTAAGCACATCATGATTGGCCATGAAGTGGATCTGATCTTCAGCCAATTTGCGCTCGATCGCGATTCCGGCGATGCGGGTCGTGAAATCAATCAATCGGGTCTCTGCTTCGGCCGGTTCACGCACCGTCATCGAATACATCGCAAAGACACCCAACACGGCACCTTGATGCGACAGGATCGGGGTCGACCAGCACGAACGATAGCCGTAGGGCGCCACCAGCTCGCGGTAATCTTCCCATAGGGGATTCTGCAGGATGTCGGCGACAATGACCGGTTCCCGCCGATCAACGGCGGTCCCACAGGACCCTACCTTGGGACCGATGGCGATCCCGTCGATGAGAACGGTATAGTCTTTCGCCAGGCTCGGCGCGGCGCCGTGCCGCAAGTGGATGCCGTCTTTGTCGAGCAGCAAGACGGAACCGAATATCCCGCTCAACTGGGATTCCACGAGGCGCATGAGACTATCGAGCACATCTTCAAGCGGAGCACTCATCGCGATCATTTCCAGGATTTGCGCCTGTCCGTTTCGAAGGATGTCCGCTTGTTTGCGGGCGGTGATGTCGTGAGCAATGCCGACCAGGCCGAATATCTCATTCTGGACATTGCGCAACGGCACCTTGGTCGACGAGAGCCATTTGCCGGCGCCCGACGCATCGACAACATACTCTTCCTCGTCGATCATCGGCTGCCCGCTGTTGAGGACATTCTGCTCGATGAGGCGGAATTTTTGGGCCAGTTCCGGAGCATGCAGATCAAAATCGGTCAAGCCGATCATATCGCTGGTCTTGACGCGGCCACTGTCGGCTGCAAGGGCGCTGTTCACCACGACGAAACGGCTTTGCGTATCCTTGACCCAGAGATAGTCGGGCACCCAGTCGATCAACGTTTGCAGCGAGATGCGCTCGTCGACGATCTGGCGTTTGGTGGCAAGTTCGGTGATGTCCTCGTGCGTTGAGACCCAACCGCCGTCGGACATAGGTTGGTGACAAACCTGAATTGTCCGCCCATCTGCTAGGCTGGTCGTCCATGTTCTCGACGCGGTGCCCGAATTGACCGTCCGGGCCAATGCGAGATAGTCGTCGGCTGACATAGCGGATGTTCCGGCGGCGACACGTCGTTCCACAATCTCACCGAGCGTCAGACCCGGCCCCATTTGCTCGGGTGCAATGCGATAGATCTGCGCATAACGTCGGTTGGACAATATCAGCCGTTCATCGGCGTCAAAAAAGCAGATGCCTTGCGAGATGTTGTCGATCAGCGTGGATAATCGAAGCGCCTGGCCTTCGAGTTCGGCGATCCTAGCTCCAAACTCATGCTCAAGAGTTTGGTAGGAAGCAGTCGCCAGTTTTGCCAGTGCGGCTAGACCGGGCGAATCCGGCGCTTCGGCGGCTTTCGCGGATGATTTCGTGACCAAACAGAGCTCCTCCGGTTTGGTGCTTGGAGAAAGCAAAGAGGAAGTTGTGAACTGAAGTTGCGAAGGCTACTCTTAAATGTACTAATCGCAGATGAATCGGCCTCAATGATTGAGGCCACTAGAGCCATATGCCTGCAAATAAACGCCATGCTCCTGAAAAGTAAGCTCTCGCCGCCCGGCGATGCGACTGGGCGACGGCCGGTCGGGCTTAGTGCCTCATCGGGACTAGGGTCGCCGCCAAAGCTGATGCGCGGCCCAGCATCTTGGCC is part of the Mesorhizobium loti genome and encodes:
- a CDS encoding EAL domain-containing protein; this translates as MVTKSSAKAAEAPDSPGLAALAKLATASYQTLEHEFGARIAELEGQALRLSTLIDNISQGICFFDADERLILSNRRYAQIYRIAPEQMGPGLTLGEIVERRVAAGTSAMSADDYLALARTVNSGTASRTWTTSLADGRTIQVCHQPMSDGGWVSTHEDITELATKRQIVDERISLQTLIDWVPDYLWVKDTQSRFVVVNSALAADSGRVKTSDMIGLTDFDLHAPELAQKFRLIEQNVLNSGQPMIDEEEYVVDASGAGKWLSSTKVPLRNVQNEIFGLVGIAHDITARKQADILRNGQAQILEMIAMSAPLEDVLDSLMRLVESQLSGIFGSVLLLDKDGIHLRHGAAPSLAKDYTVLIDGIAIGPKVGSCGTAVDRREPVIVADILQNPLWEDYRELVAPYGYRSCWSTPILSHQGAVLGVFAMYSMTVREPAEAETRLIDFTTRIAGIAIERKLAEDQIHFMANHDVLTGLPNRALLEDRLSQAILYAQRYDRWVTVVFIDLDNFKLVNDTLGHNAGDELLKAVAGRMVECVRATDTVVRLGGDEFVIVLFDQPTNVDLISETLQMIRAAIAAPVHIGEHHLRTTASIGIANYPKDGTSPDRLLANADAALYRAKEFGRDNFQFYAPEFNTRAHEKFVLQEELRNAVARSEFVLLYQPQVDLRSGRVFAVEALIRWNHPTLGMVAPMTFIPTAEETGLIVPIGDWVLHEACRQNKAWQDAGLPPMTVCVNVSARQFKEKNLVGRVVNALTESGLEASYLELELTESLIMQDIDLAVATMNELQHLGVQISIDDFGTGYSSLSALKRFPVARLKIDKSFINDVAEDENDQAVASAVISLGQKLNMRVIAEGVETDDQIAFLLKNNCDEMQGYHFSKPVSARDIEKLLNVPGNS
- a CDS encoding integrase family protein, whose protein sequence is MTDLRLPLTDRAIASLDLASSGQYFARDTDLPGFMVLVGKRKKTFVVQGDRMKAGKRLSVRMKVAEVGELTTRAARAKAKDILGKIANGVDPRASTRKRDGDAEAVDLPSITNPTLRTAWERYRDGHMKNKGRSDGTINNYRDHIERLLVDWLDEPVSKLGNDPSLVTVRHEKLSKENGAYIANGCMRTLRAVYNHARKVARTLPADNPVSAIDWNAEHRRNTALGLSDLEDWFTQLAALKNPVRRELHLFMLLSGHRPEAIRKARVEHVDFRARVLHIPKPKGGEVKAFDIPLSRAMIRCLVRVMRIGRALYSEQSREWLFPAESKSGHIIEHKEKRCDLSKWGNDLRQTFRTIAQTAGVAELDVHLLMNHSIPGVNAGYITRNKLLSDHLRQQQEAISRRMMEAGRSRQKAAKPLGCAWPALPSRRVFSDLVSAKE